A single region of the Streptococcus sanguinis genome encodes:
- the treP gene encoding PTS system trehalose-specific EIIBC component gives MGKFEKEAKDLLDAIGGKENVTAVSHCATRMRFVLGDDKKANVKAIETIPVVKGTFTNAGQFQVIIGNDVPIFYNDFTAVSGIEGVSKEAAKSAAKSKQNPLQRVMATLAEIFTPIIPALIVGGLILGFRNVLEGVHWSMLDGKTITEVSKFWSGINHFLWLPGEAIFQFLPVGITWSVSRKMGTSQILGIVLGICLVSPQLLNAYSVASTPAAEIAKDWVWDFGFFTVNRVGYQAQVIPALLAGLSLSYLEIFWRKHIPEVVSMIFVPFLSLIPALILAHTVLGPIGWTIGQGLSSVVLAGLTGPVKWLFGAVFGALYAPFVITGLHHMTNAIDTQLVADAGGTGLWPMIALSNIAQGSAVFAYYLMKRHDEREAQISLPATISAYLGVTEPALFGVNVKYVYPFVAGMIGSSIAGLLSVTFNITANAIGIGGLPGILSIQAKYMIPFAGVMLVAILVPMFLTFFFHKIGFLTKTEEDPELQAEFAAQEEAEFAGPSKAESSPEVQAADSLTPVTITSPLAGEVKELSQATDPVFAQGLMGRGVVIVPSQGELVSPVNGRVTVFFPTKHAIGILSDEGVEILIHIGMDTVNLEGKGFEGYVSQGDKVKVGDKLISFDIDMIKKAGYVTETPVIITNSDKYQVEVLEQLPRVVERGSQLMNVKPL, from the coding sequence ATGGGAAAATTTGAGAAGGAAGCTAAAGATCTGCTAGATGCAATCGGCGGCAAAGAGAATGTCACAGCAGTTAGCCATTGTGCAACGCGGATGCGCTTTGTACTTGGCGACGATAAAAAGGCCAATGTCAAGGCCATTGAGACAATCCCAGTGGTCAAGGGAACTTTTACAAATGCTGGGCAATTCCAAGTCATCATTGGAAATGATGTGCCAATCTTTTACAATGACTTCACTGCTGTATCAGGTATTGAGGGAGTATCAAAAGAAGCAGCCAAGTCTGCTGCTAAGAGCAAGCAAAATCCCCTTCAGCGGGTTATGGCCACTCTGGCAGAAATTTTCACCCCTATCATTCCAGCTTTGATTGTCGGAGGGTTAATCCTTGGCTTCCGCAATGTCCTTGAAGGCGTTCATTGGTCTATGTTGGATGGGAAAACAATCACAGAGGTATCCAAATTCTGGTCTGGAATTAACCATTTTTTGTGGCTTCCTGGTGAAGCAATTTTCCAATTCCTGCCAGTTGGAATCACTTGGTCTGTTTCTCGTAAAATGGGAACTAGCCAAATTCTTGGGATTGTCTTGGGAATCTGTTTGGTGTCACCACAATTGCTCAATGCTTATTCAGTAGCATCGACACCAGCAGCTGAAATCGCTAAGGACTGGGTTTGGGATTTCGGTTTCTTCACTGTCAATCGTGTTGGTTACCAAGCTCAGGTTATTCCAGCCCTTTTAGCAGGTTTATCTCTATCTTATCTGGAAATCTTTTGGCGTAAACATATTCCCGAAGTAGTGTCTATGATTTTTGTGCCATTCTTATCATTGATTCCAGCTCTAATTTTGGCTCATACTGTCTTGGGTCCTATCGGTTGGACAATCGGTCAGGGGCTTTCATCAGTTGTTCTTGCAGGTTTAACCGGTCCAGTTAAATGGCTCTTTGGCGCAGTATTTGGTGCTCTTTATGCACCATTTGTTATCACAGGTCTTCACCATATGACCAATGCGATTGATACTCAGTTGGTAGCTGATGCCGGTGGTACTGGTCTTTGGCCAATGATTGCTCTGTCCAATATCGCTCAAGGCTCAGCAGTATTTGCTTATTACCTTATGAAACGCCATGATGAGCGGGAAGCGCAAATTTCCCTGCCTGCAACCATTTCAGCTTACCTTGGTGTTACTGAGCCTGCTCTCTTCGGGGTCAATGTTAAATACGTTTATCCATTTGTTGCGGGAATGATTGGTTCGTCTATTGCGGGTCTGCTTTCTGTAACCTTTAATATAACGGCAAATGCTATTGGTATTGGTGGTTTACCAGGTATCCTTTCTATCCAAGCAAAATATATGATTCCATTTGCAGGAGTTATGCTTGTAGCAATCCTTGTACCAATGTTCCTGACTTTCTTCTTCCACAAGATAGGCTTCTTGACGAAGACAGAGGAAGATCCAGAATTGCAGGCAGAGTTTGCAGCTCAGGAGGAGGCAGAATTTGCCGGGCCATCCAAAGCCGAGTCATCTCCAGAGGTGCAAGCAGCTGATTCATTGACCCCTGTAACAATCACCAGTCCGCTGGCAGGAGAAGTCAAAGAATTGAGTCAGGCAACGGATCCAGTCTTTGCACAAGGTTTGATGGGGCGTGGAGTTGTCATTGTACCTAGCCAAGGTGAGTTGGTTTCACCAGTTAATGGTAGAGTAACAGTCTTCTTCCCAACCAAGCATGCCATCGGTATCTTGTCAGATGAAGGTGTTGAAATCCTGATACATATCGGAATGGACACTGTCAATCTGGAAGGCAAAGGCTTTGAAGGTTATGTATCTCAAGGAGATAAGGTCAAGGTTGGCGACAAACTCATTTCCTTTGATATAGACATGATAAAGAAAGCAGGCTATGTAACAGAAACACCAGTCATCATTACGAACTCAGACAAGTATCAGGTGGAGGTGCTTGAACAACTTCCTCGGGTAGTTGAGCGAGGCAGCCAGTTGATGAACGTTAAGCCACTTTAA
- the treC gene encoding alpha,alpha-phosphotrehalase, producing the protein MTLDKTKVVYQIYPKSFKDTTGNGLGDFRGIIEKLPYLKELGVDMIWLNPFYPSPQRDNGYDTSDYTAVDPIFGDMAGFEEMVKVGQQHGIDFMLDMVLNHCSIEHEWFQKALAGASYYQDFFILRDEPTDWLSKFGGSAWAPFGDTGKYYLHLFDVTQADLNWRNPNVRQELFKVVNFWRDKGVKGFRFDVINLIGKDEVLEDCPENDGKPAYTDKPIVHDYLRMMNEATFGQDDSFMTVGEMSATTIENCILYTAPDRQELSMAFNFHHLKVDYEAGQKWTLKSFDFEELKRLFHTWGKEMSDHDGWSALFWNNHDQPRALNRFVDVENFRNEGATMLAASIHLSRGTPYIYMGEEIGMVDPDYDSMEDYVDVESLNAYQSLLAEGQSPEAAFRIIKAKSRDNSRTPMQWDDSVNAGFTTGTPWLKAGKSYPLINVENEIKGPIFTFYQKLIALRKELPIIAEGSYQPAYEDSPQVYAFEREWQGQKLLVLNNFYADPITVDILPDYQNGQVLLSNYGKTQIDHVMTLQPYETLAILVGEN; encoded by the coding sequence ATGACACTTGATAAAACAAAGGTTGTCTACCAAATTTATCCAAAATCTTTTAAAGACACGACTGGCAACGGTTTGGGAGATTTTCGCGGGATTATTGAAAAACTTCCCTACTTGAAAGAGCTGGGAGTGGACATGATCTGGCTCAATCCTTTCTATCCGAGTCCACAGAGGGACAACGGTTACGATACTTCTGATTACACTGCGGTAGACCCTATCTTTGGTGATATGGCAGGTTTCGAAGAGATGGTCAAGGTCGGCCAGCAGCATGGTATTGACTTTATGCTAGACATGGTTCTTAACCACTGCTCGATTGAACATGAGTGGTTCCAAAAGGCACTGGCTGGGGCTTCCTACTATCAGGATTTCTTTATCCTGCGGGATGAGCCGACGGACTGGCTGTCCAAGTTTGGTGGAAGTGCCTGGGCGCCATTTGGCGATACGGGCAAATACTATCTGCACCTTTTTGATGTCACCCAGGCAGATCTCAATTGGCGCAATCCCAATGTTCGTCAAGAGCTTTTCAAGGTGGTGAATTTCTGGCGGGACAAGGGCGTCAAAGGCTTCCGCTTTGATGTGATTAACTTGATTGGTAAGGACGAGGTATTGGAGGACTGCCCAGAAAATGACGGCAAGCCAGCCTATACTGATAAGCCAATCGTGCATGACTATCTGCGTATGATGAACGAAGCAACTTTTGGTCAGGATGATTCCTTTATGACGGTTGGCGAAATGAGTGCTACGACGATTGAAAATTGCATCCTTTACACCGCACCAGATCGTCAGGAACTGTCCATGGCTTTTAATTTCCATCATCTTAAGGTGGACTATGAAGCTGGACAGAAGTGGACCCTTAAGTCCTTTGACTTTGAAGAGTTAAAACGCCTCTTCCATACTTGGGGCAAGGAAATGAGTGATCATGATGGCTGGTCGGCTCTCTTTTGGAACAACCATGATCAGCCGCGAGCTCTCAACCGCTTTGTCGATGTAGAGAATTTCCGCAATGAAGGGGCAACCATGTTGGCAGCCAGTATTCATCTGTCGCGCGGGACGCCTTATATCTACATGGGTGAGGAGATTGGCATGGTGGACCCTGACTATGACTCCATGGAAGATTATGTGGATGTCGAGTCTCTCAATGCTTACCAGAGTCTGCTTGCTGAAGGGCAATCGCCAGAGGCAGCCTTCAGGATTATCAAGGCTAAATCTCGTGATAATTCTCGGACGCCTATGCAGTGGGATGATTCAGTCAATGCAGGTTTTACAACAGGAACTCCATGGCTGAAGGCGGGCAAATCCTATCCTCTTATCAATGTGGAAAATGAAATCAAGGGACCAATCTTTACCTTTTATCAGAAATTGATTGCCCTGCGTAAGGAACTGCCTATCATCGCAGAAGGCAGCTATCAGCCAGCCTATGAAGACAGTCCCCAGGTCTATGCCTTTGAGAGGGAGTGGCAAGGACAAAAACTTTTAGTACTTAACAACTTCTATGCTGACCCGATTACGGTGGACATCCTGCCGGATTATCAAAATGGTCAGGTTCTCCTATCCAATTACGGCAAGACTCAGATTGACCATGTGATGACCCTGCAGCCATACGAAACCTTGGCTATCTTAGTGGGAGAAAACTAA
- a CDS encoding endonuclease/exonuclease/phosphatase family protein, giving the protein MKKQVLYRQLFPIAVLLAAFLSLLFSVQSVGAEEAVSSSTSDAAALTENPAVSDASVASQTESPSAESGESRPASTETVEKEDQAPAAAQAAASGPEVVPNVGTIQGESQASPYEDKEVQVSNVVVTKTDRYGFYVQDVTPDGNSRTSDALYVVSKEKVDVGDKLSLEGRIKEGYMEELSVRQGQTFNKPSGSLTVTMLVASKVTKEGKADLPAPVDIVANMPQDTVDNDINNYQPQSEALDYWESLEGMLTTVKRPRVLGPQYRGDIYLLPEGYQAQPLNNIGGLNLRPNAQNTATIPVYVGNKFIAKAKDYFNGDVVGVVTYRGKIYKLEPTQLPDLVDGGLQRQVSPIYPSEDKLTVASYNIENFSANAKKGETPEEKVTRIANSFINEIHSPDIITLIEVQDENGSVNDGTTSGVKSGEKLAARIKELGGKTYKYTEVAPLDGQDGGKPGSNIRVAFLYDPNRVKLVEKEAGTSDEAASFSGGHLVKNPARIAPTNPAFTKVRKSLAAEFEFKGQHIVVIANHLKSKIGDDAVYGSAQPAVQHTQAARIEQAKILNSFVQEGLRQNPNLKFVLTGDFNDFEFSETAKALAGNELINLMQEHDAADRYSYFYRGSNQSLDNIFISKNLAGKAVFAPVHINASFMEEHGRASDHDPVVVQLDFSKDIAASTPDSSQPSQSTGQSSAAVEQGAPSQTNSPSSNQTGQGQTAGSKKKGLPQTGQNNSGWAVLGLTLLMFAFTLKKRSRN; this is encoded by the coding sequence ATGAAAAAACAAGTTCTTTACAGGCAGCTCTTTCCCATAGCGGTCTTGCTAGCTGCTTTTCTGTCCCTGCTTTTTTCTGTCCAATCGGTCGGAGCAGAAGAAGCAGTAAGTTCGTCGACTTCTGATGCGGCTGCTCTTACAGAGAATCCGGCTGTAAGCGATGCGTCGGTTGCCAGTCAAACGGAGAGTCCATCTGCAGAATCGGGAGAGTCAAGGCCAGCTTCTACAGAGACAGTGGAAAAGGAAGACCAAGCCCCTGCTGCAGCCCAGGCTGCGGCTAGTGGACCAGAAGTTGTTCCCAATGTGGGAACAATTCAGGGAGAATCACAAGCCTCTCCCTATGAGGACAAGGAAGTCCAAGTTTCCAATGTAGTTGTGACGAAAACAGACCGCTATGGTTTTTATGTTCAAGACGTGACTCCTGATGGAAATAGCAGGACTTCTGATGCTCTTTATGTTGTTTCTAAAGAAAAAGTCGATGTCGGAGACAAACTTAGTCTTGAAGGTCGCATTAAAGAAGGCTATATGGAAGAGCTCAGCGTTCGTCAGGGGCAAACCTTTAATAAGCCCAGTGGTAGTTTGACAGTCACCATGCTTGTCGCTTCGAAGGTGACCAAGGAAGGGAAAGCTGACTTACCTGCTCCAGTTGACATCGTGGCTAATATGCCTCAGGATACGGTCGATAACGATATTAATAATTATCAGCCTCAAAGTGAAGCGTTGGACTACTGGGAAAGTTTGGAAGGAATGTTGACGACGGTGAAGAGGCCCCGCGTTTTAGGCCCGCAGTACCGTGGAGACATTTATCTCTTACCTGAAGGCTACCAAGCCCAACCATTAAACAATATCGGTGGCCTAAATCTTCGTCCAAACGCTCAAAATACCGCAACCATTCCAGTCTATGTTGGCAATAAATTCATTGCCAAGGCCAAGGATTATTTCAATGGTGATGTGGTCGGAGTCGTGACCTATCGTGGGAAGATTTATAAGTTGGAGCCAACTCAGCTGCCTGATTTGGTGGACGGGGGCTTGCAGAGACAGGTCTCTCCTATCTATCCAAGTGAGGACAAGCTGACTGTTGCTTCCTACAATATCGAGAATTTTTCTGCTAATGCTAAAAAAGGTGAAACACCTGAGGAAAAAGTGACTAGAATCGCTAATTCCTTTATTAATGAAATCCATAGTCCAGATATCATCACGCTCATCGAGGTTCAAGATGAGAATGGCAGTGTCAATGACGGAACGACCAGCGGTGTCAAAAGCGGCGAAAAACTAGCGGCTCGTATCAAAGAACTGGGAGGTAAAACTTACAAGTACACTGAAGTTGCACCACTTGACGGTCAAGATGGAGGCAAGCCTGGCTCTAATATCCGCGTGGCCTTTCTCTACGATCCAAATCGGGTGAAGTTAGTCGAAAAAGAAGCTGGTACGAGTGACGAAGCAGCTAGCTTCTCTGGTGGCCATTTGGTTAAGAATCCTGCCCGGATTGCTCCAACAAATCCAGCCTTTACCAAGGTTCGTAAATCTTTGGCAGCTGAGTTTGAATTCAAGGGACAGCATATCGTCGTTATCGCCAATCATTTGAAGTCCAAGATTGGGGATGACGCCGTTTATGGCTCCGCTCAGCCAGCAGTTCAGCATACGCAGGCTGCTCGGATAGAGCAGGCTAAAATTTTAAATAGCTTTGTTCAGGAAGGACTGAGACAAAATCCTAACCTTAAGTTTGTGCTGACTGGTGATTTCAATGATTTTGAATTTTCCGAAACAGCTAAAGCACTGGCAGGTAATGAACTGATTAATCTTATGCAGGAGCATGATGCGGCTGACCGTTATTCCTACTTCTACCGTGGCAGCAACCAAAGCTTGGACAACATTTTCATTTCTAAGAACCTAGCTGGCAAGGCAGTCTTTGCGCCTGTCCATATCAATGCCTCTTTCATGGAGGAACATGGCAGAGCTTCAGACCATGATCCAGTAGTGGTGCAGCTGGACTTTTCTAAGGATATTGCAGCTTCAACACCTGACAGCTCCCAACCGTCTCAATCAACTGGACAATCTTCTGCAGCAGTAGAACAAGGAGCTCCGTCTCAGACCAATTCTCCATCGTCCAATCAAACTGGACAAGGTCAGACAGCTGGCAGCAAGAAGAAGGGACTCCCGCAGACCGGCCAAAATAACAGTGGCTGGGCAGTCTTGGGATTGACCCTGCTAATGTTTGCTTTTACTCTCAAAAAGAGAAGCAGAAATTAA
- the pflA gene encoding pyruvate formate-lyase-activating protein, with translation MVEEKIEEAVDYGKVTGMVHSTESFGAVDGPGIRFIVFLQGCHMRCQYCHNPDTWEMETNKSQLRTVDDVLQEALRYKGFWGNKGGITVSGGEALLQIDFLIAFFTKAKELGIHCTLDTCALPFRNTPRYLKKFDKLMAVTDLVLLDIKEINEEQHKIVTSQTNKNILACAKYLSDIGKPVWIRHVLVPGLTDRDDDLIELGKFVKTLKNVDKFEILPYHTMGEFKWRELGIPYKLEGVKPPTADRVKNAKELMQTESYTEYMNRVHNS, from the coding sequence ATGGTTGAAGAGAAAATTGAAGAAGCAGTTGATTATGGAAAGGTAACGGGCATGGTCCACTCCACTGAAAGTTTTGGAGCTGTTGATGGACCGGGTATCCGTTTTATTGTCTTTTTGCAGGGATGCCACATGCGCTGCCAGTACTGCCATAATCCGGACACATGGGAGATGGAGACCAACAAATCTCAGCTGCGGACAGTGGATGATGTCTTGCAAGAAGCCCTCCGTTATAAGGGCTTCTGGGGCAATAAAGGCGGTATCACCGTCAGTGGTGGAGAAGCCTTGCTGCAGATTGATTTTTTGATTGCCTTCTTTACCAAGGCTAAGGAGCTGGGCATCCACTGTACATTGGATACCTGTGCCCTACCCTTCAGAAATACGCCTCGCTATCTGAAAAAATTTGATAAGCTTATGGCAGTCACCGACCTAGTCCTGCTTGATATCAAGGAGATTAACGAAGAACAGCACAAAATTGTGACCAGCCAGACCAACAAGAATATCTTGGCTTGTGCCAAGTACCTGTCTGACATTGGAAAGCCAGTCTGGATACGCCATGTCTTGGTGCCGGGATTGACCGACCGCGATGATGACTTGATTGAGCTGGGTAAGTTTGTTAAGACACTGAAGAATGTTGATAAGTTTGAAATTCTACCTTACCATACCATGGGAGAATTCAAATGGCGGGAGTTGGGCATTCCTTACAAGCTGGAAGGAGTTAAGCCTCCAACGGCTGATCGGGTCAAGAATGCCAAGGAACTCATGCAGACTGAGTCCTATACAGAGTATATGAATCGGGTGCATAATAGCTAA
- a CDS encoding manganese-dependent inorganic pyrophosphatase, with protein sequence MSKILVFGHQNPDSDAIGSSYAFAYLAREAYGLDTEVVALGEPNEETAFVLDYFGVAAPRVITSAKAEGAEQVILTDHNEFQQSVADIAEVEVYGVVDHHRVANFETASPLYMRLEPVGSASSIVYRMFKEHGVAVPKEIAGLMLSGLISDTLLLKSPTTHPTDKAIAPELAELAGVNLEEYGLAMLKAGTNLASKSAEELIDIDAKTFELNGNNVRVAQVNTVDIAEVLERQAEIEAAIEKAIADNGYSDFVLMITDIINSNSEILAIGSNMDKVEAAFNFVLENNHAFLAGAVSRKKQVVPQLTESFNA encoded by the coding sequence ATGTCTAAAATTTTAGTTTTCGGTCACCAAAATCCTGACTCAGATGCCATTGGTTCATCTTACGCTTTTGCTTACTTGGCTCGCGAAGCTTATGGCTTAGATACAGAAGTGGTTGCACTGGGTGAGCCTAATGAAGAAACAGCCTTTGTTTTGGATTACTTTGGCGTGGCGGCACCGCGCGTGATTACATCTGCTAAGGCTGAGGGAGCTGAGCAAGTCATCCTGACAGACCACAATGAATTCCAACAGTCTGTGGCAGATATCGCTGAAGTTGAAGTTTATGGCGTAGTGGACCACCACCGTGTTGCTAACTTTGAAACAGCTAGTCCACTTTACATGCGCTTGGAGCCAGTGGGATCTGCTTCATCTATTGTTTACCGTATGTTCAAGGAGCATGGCGTAGCAGTTCCAAAAGAAATTGCAGGATTGATGCTGTCTGGTTTGATCTCTGATACTCTCTTGCTTAAGTCACCAACAACTCATCCGACTGACAAGGCCATTGCACCAGAATTGGCTGAGCTGGCTGGTGTCAACTTGGAAGAGTATGGTTTGGCAATGCTTAAGGCAGGTACAAACTTGGCTAGCAAGTCTGCAGAAGAGTTGATTGACATTGATGCTAAAACCTTTGAGCTAAACGGAAACAATGTTCGTGTGGCACAGGTCAACACAGTTGATATCGCTGAAGTTTTGGAGCGTCAAGCAGAAATCGAAGCGGCTATTGAAAAAGCAATCGCTGATAATGGCTACTCTGACTTTGTCTTGATGATTACAGATATTATCAACTCAAACTCAGAAATTTTGGCTATCGGAAGCAATATGGACAAGGTCGAAGCAGCCTTCAACTTTGTTCTTGAAAACAACCATGCTTTCCTAGCAGGCGCTGTTTCTCGTAAGAAGCAAGTGGTGCCTCAACTGACAGAAAGTTTTAATGCTTAA
- a CDS encoding YiiX/YebB-like N1pC/P60 family cysteine hydrolase, which produces MKIQDLQDGDLIFTVGSSEIAAAIRSATGSYSHVAIFFNGEIYHATHEKGVVNQDLSDFLQDEDVYDVYRYPAIEAEAVFKRAKLHLGKPYNFGFYPQSDGFYCSEYIAEILPIFDTIPMQFGDEKNLISDFWQEYYRDLGLAVPLNQPGTNPSQLAQSRKLIYKGELHD; this is translated from the coding sequence ATGAAGATTCAAGATTTACAAGACGGAGATTTGATTTTTACAGTCGGATCTTCAGAAATTGCAGCAGCCATTCGGTCAGCAACTGGTTCATATAGTCATGTGGCTATCTTTTTTAATGGTGAGATTTATCATGCAACCCATGAGAAGGGGGTTGTCAATCAAGATTTGTCTGATTTTTTGCAGGATGAGGATGTTTATGACGTGTATCGCTATCCAGCTATTGAAGCAGAAGCTGTCTTTAAAAGGGCCAAATTGCATCTAGGAAAGCCATACAATTTCGGCTTCTATCCGCAGTCCGATGGTTTTTACTGTTCGGAGTATATTGCGGAAATTTTGCCGATTTTTGATACGATTCCCATGCAGTTTGGCGATGAGAAAAATCTGATTTCTGATTTTTGGCAGGAGTATTATCGGGACTTGGGCTTGGCTGTACCCTTAAATCAGCCTGGAACGAATCCTAGCCAGTTGGCTCAGTCAAGAAAACTCATCTACAAAGGAGAACTCCATGATTAA
- a CDS encoding DUF1803 domain-containing protein yields MIKIINPSRLTRQPFFQELIDYLDQHEAVILREIKREFEGVANIDRSIEEFIKAGYIKRENKRYYLTLPLLESLEAVRLDQEIFIRDDSPLYQELLELRFETQLSNQTNAAVLLEETDFQREKLTLANYFYKMQRQYPLSEAQKPLYAILGDVNPEYALKYMTTFLLKYVRKDELMQKRRDIFVDSLVILGYIRQNEAGKYELKASFDKERLTFQLD; encoded by the coding sequence ATGATTAAAATCATCAATCCCAGTCGTTTGACGCGCCAGCCTTTTTTTCAGGAGCTGATTGATTATTTGGATCAGCATGAGGCAGTGATTCTGCGGGAGATTAAGCGAGAGTTTGAGGGCGTGGCCAACATTGACCGCTCGATAGAGGAGTTTATCAAGGCTGGCTACATCAAGCGAGAGAACAAGCGATATTACCTGACCCTGCCACTTTTGGAAAGTTTGGAGGCTGTGCGTTTGGATCAGGAAATCTTTATCCGTGATGATAGTCCGCTCTATCAGGAACTGTTAGAGCTGCGCTTTGAGACCCAGCTTTCCAATCAGACCAATGCGGCTGTTTTGCTGGAAGAGACAGATTTTCAGCGGGAAAAGCTGACTTTGGCTAATTATTTTTACAAGATGCAACGCCAGTATCCCCTGTCTGAGGCACAAAAGCCTCTCTATGCTATCTTAGGCGATGTCAATCCAGAGTATGCACTCAAGTATATGACGACCTTTCTTCTCAAGTATGTCCGCAAGGATGAGCTCATGCAGAAGAGACGGGACATTTTTGTCGATAGCCTAGTGATTTTGGGCTATATTCGGCAAAACGAAGCAGGTAAGTATGAGTTGAAGGCCAGCTTTGATAAGGAGAGATTGACTTTCCAGCTGGACTGA
- a CDS encoding CsbD family protein, with the protein MSLENKFDQAKGAVKEGVGKVTGDNKTKAEGVVEKTVAKAKEVAEDAKEAVEGAVEGIKNSLDK; encoded by the coding sequence ATGTCACTAGAAAATAAATTCGATCAAGCTAAAGGCGCTGTTAAAGAAGGCGTGGGCAAAGTTACAGGAGATAATAAGACAAAAGCAGAAGGCGTTGTTGAAAAAACAGTTGCTAAAGCAAAAGAAGTTGCTGAAGATGCTAAAGAAGCTGTAGAAGGTGCTGTAGAAGGAATCAAAAACAGCTTGGATAAATAA
- a CDS encoding FecCD family ABC transporter permease — translation MRDKKRILLVLVSLSLLTFLIFLLSLSSGDQEFNVGEAFRYLLGQGDDGSTFIMEQIRLPRILVCLLAGASLGMSGVLLQTFTRNPLADSGTLGINAGAGVIITLAISKLEVTDPFYIRYLPFIATFGGMLTVALIYLISHQKGQAISPVKHIIAGVTLSTILSSSMIAITGRVNQNKLTYVVSWLAGKITGNNWESLAIAGPFLLLFWLLTYLRSHKLNILSLNEETALGLGLHLKRERQITLLLASALVAFSLSLAGNIVFIGMLASHISKRFLPSDHRLLFPAAMLLGAFIMTGADTITRTFLIGSSVPTGILISIIGAPYFLYLMYQQKK, via the coding sequence ATGAGAGATAAAAAACGGATTCTTTTGGTTCTAGTAAGCCTCAGCCTCCTGACTTTCCTAATTTTCCTACTGTCTCTATCATCAGGCGATCAGGAATTTAACGTCGGTGAAGCTTTTCGATATCTGCTGGGGCAAGGAGATGATGGCAGCACCTTTATCATGGAGCAGATCCGCCTGCCTCGAATTCTGGTCTGCCTTCTAGCAGGAGCTTCGCTAGGGATGAGCGGTGTACTGCTGCAGACCTTTACCCGAAACCCACTTGCCGATTCGGGAACCTTGGGAATCAATGCCGGAGCTGGTGTTATCATTACTCTTGCTATCAGCAAGCTAGAAGTGACTGATCCTTTCTATATTCGCTATCTTCCCTTTATCGCAACCTTTGGCGGTATGCTGACTGTAGCCCTTATTTACCTGATCTCACATCAAAAAGGCCAAGCAATCAGCCCTGTCAAGCACATTATCGCTGGTGTGACCTTGTCAACCATCCTGTCTTCCAGTATGATTGCAATCACTGGCCGTGTTAATCAGAATAAACTGACTTATGTAGTTAGCTGGCTAGCTGGTAAGATTACGGGTAATAACTGGGAAAGTCTAGCTATTGCTGGCCCCTTCTTGCTTTTATTCTGGCTGCTGACCTATCTGCGCTCCCACAAGCTCAATATCCTCAGTCTAAATGAAGAAACAGCTCTAGGCCTGGGGCTTCATCTAAAAAGAGAGCGGCAAATAACCCTGTTATTAGCCAGTGCTCTCGTCGCCTTTAGCCTATCTCTAGCTGGAAATATAGTCTTCATCGGTATGTTGGCTAGCCATATCAGCAAACGATTCCTACCCAGCGATCATCGCTTACTCTTTCCAGCCGCCATGCTGCTAGGTGCCTTTATCATGACAGGGGCAGATACGATCACAAGAACCTTCCTCATCGGAAGCTCAGTCCCGACAGGCATTTTGATTTCCATTATTGGAGCCCCCTATTTCCTCTACCTTATGTATCAGCAAAAAAAATAA